A genomic region of Gemmata massiliana contains the following coding sequences:
- a CDS encoding DUF1580 domain-containing protein — translation MAEVVPEVGTVPQVLAEIQAGAGLSLSAAGRLFPGHRGGAAVDPSTVFRWRTKGTRTAAGAVVKLEAVRVGGRWLTSRGAVARFVAALTAAADPTPVVTPVVPRTSAARTRASERAVAALKKMGA, via the coding sequence ATGGCCGAAGTCGTTCCCGAAGTCGGAACCGTGCCCCAAGTGCTCGCCGAGATCCAGGCGGGCGCGGGCCTGTCCCTGTCCGCCGCGGGCCGGTTGTTCCCGGGGCACCGCGGGGGCGCGGCCGTGGACCCGTCCACCGTGTTCCGCTGGCGCACCAAGGGCACCCGGACCGCGGCCGGGGCGGTCGTGAAACTGGAAGCGGTTCGCGTCGGCGGCCGGTGGCTCACGTCCCGCGGGGCCGTGGCCCGGTTCGTTGCGGCCCTGACCGCGGCCGCGGACCCGACACCGGTCGTAACTCCCGTCGTGCCGCGCACATCTGCGGCCCGCACGCGCGCCTCCGAACGGGCGGTCGCCGCGCTCAAGAAGATGGGCGCGTAG